From Cotesia glomerata isolate CgM1 linkage group LG2, MPM_Cglom_v2.3, whole genome shotgun sequence, a single genomic window includes:
- the LOC123258479 gene encoding E3 ubiquitin-protein ligase CBL-B isoform X2, translating into MSSGHSSRSSRAAHISSILQKLQGRFTDAMTPPKLSTDKRMLDKTWKLMDKVVKLCQHQRMNLKNSPPFILDILPDTYQRLRLIYSKYEDRMSVLHSNEHFCVFINNLMRKCKQAIKLFKEGKEKMFDETSHYRRNLTKLSLVFSHMLSELKAIFPNGVFAGDQFRITKSDAAEFWRERFGNSTLVPWKVFRHELNQVHPISSGLQAMALKSTIDLTCNDYISNFEFDVFTRLFQPWSTLLRNWKILAVTHPGYVAFLTYDEVKARLQKYCITKPGSYVFRLSCTRLGQWAIGYVTSDGDILQTIPHNKSLCQALLDGYREGFYLYPDGRHVNPDLTWAVQPTPEEHIKVTAEQYELYCEMGSTFQLCKICAEHDKDVRIEPCGHLLCTPCLTAWQDSEGQGCPFCRAEIKGTEQIVVDPFDPRRTHRPGAQSASVSNASTPTRDLDPDTEDIIELCNGNCGGLICDDSDEEEDSSPASSPVPPRRIVPSPPLPPRRPSPSPTPNNHPRNSSRHLTVPKENAPPPPTVTVILSSSENHQNNKATTEARYDMLHRASSPSPVPPAVVRPHVRSSHIRPPALPEKGGRHLSSQSQSQSTTTVPPVPPPLSAPRPPKATKDQTPKQDHHYENTILIHGTKEHVVKNINLEMNRAKFTALMKSREEPGGSSIKPEGAAYENVNVEHISRLTALGFAQDAVIRALGISRNDLEMACDILNEFATKSS; encoded by the exons ATGTCGTCGGGTCACAGCAGCCGAAGTAGTCGTGCTGCCCACATAAGTTCGATACTTCAAAAACTCCAAGGACGGTTTACCGACGCAATGACTCCACCAAAATTATCAACAGATAAACGTATGCTCGACAAAACATGGAAACTTATGGACAAAGTTGTTAAATTGTGTCAGCATCAGCGAATGAACTTAAAAAACTCACCACCATTTATCCTTGATATCCTTCCAGATACCTATCAGCGCTTGAGATTAATTTACAGTAAATACGAGGATCGTATGTCCGTTTTGCACAGCAATGAACATTTTTGTGTATTCATAAATAATCTTATGCGAAAGTGTAAACAGGCTATCAAGTTATTCAAAGAAGGCAAGGAAAAAATGTTTGACGAGACATCTCATTATCGtagaaatttaacaaaactcAGTCTCGTATTCAGTCACATGCTCTCTGAATTGAAGGCCATCTTCCCCAACGGCGTCTTCGCGGGTGATCAGTTTCGCATTACCAAGTCTGACGCCGCTGAATTTTGGAGAGAGCGCTTCGGTAACAG TACTTTGGTCCCTTGGAAGGTTTTTAGACATGAATTAAATCAAGTTCATCCCATAAGCTCGGGCCTGCAAGCGATGGCATTGAAATCAACGATCGACCTCACCTGCAATGATTACATTTCAAACTTTGAATTCGACGTGTTCACAAG attGTTTCAACCTTGGTCTACGTTGCTGCGCAACTGGAAAATTTTGGCGGTCACGCATCCTGGATACGTAGCATTTTTAACTTACGACGAAGTAAAAGCGCGCTTGCAAAAATACTGCATAACTAAACCAGGGAGTTATGTCTTTCGATTGAGCTGTACAAGATTAGGACAGTGGGCTATTGGGTACGTTACATCCGATGGAGATATTCTTCAAACCATACCCCATAATAAAAGTCTGTGTCAAGCATTGTTGGACGGCTATCGGGAAGGATT ttacttATACCCAGACGGACGTCATGTGAATCCCGATTTGACGTGGGCCGTTCAACCTACTCCGGAAGAGCACATCAAAGTAACGGCTGAGCAATATGAACTTTATTGTGAAATGGGCAGTACATTccaattatgtaaaatttgcGCTGAGCATGACAAAGACGTCAGGATAGAGCCCTGCGGTCATCTTCTCTGCACGCCATGTTTAACAGCTTGGCAG gATTCCGAGGGCCAGGGGTGTCCTTTTTGCCGCGCAGAGATAAAAGGAACTGAACAAATAGTTGTGGATCCTTTTGATCCACGAAGAACACATCGACCTGGGGCTCAATCAGCATCTGTTAGTAACGCATCAACTCCTACGCGGGATCTTGACCCTGACACCGAG gATATTATAGAGCTGTGTAACGGGAATTGCGGGGGATTAATATGCGACGATTCTGACGAAGAAGAAGATTCAAGCCCGGCTAGTTCACCAGTACCTCCTCGAAGAATAGTACCAAGTCCTCCTTTACCTCCTCGAAGACCATCGCCGTCGCCAACTCCAAATAATCATCCGAGAAACAGTAGCCGTCATTTAACAGTACCTAAAGAAAATGCACCTCCACCTCCTACTGTCACTGTTATTCTTTCATCCAGTGaaaatcatcaaaataataaag caACAACAGAAGCCAGGTACGACATGCTGCACAGAGCATCATCGCCATCGCCAGTCCCACCAGCAGTTGTACGACCCCATGTACGATCATCGCACATCAGACCACCAGCTTTGCCTGAAAAAGGTGGAAGACACTTATCTTCCCAATCACAATCGCAATCGACAACCACCGTGCCTCCAGTGCCACCTCCACTTTCCGCACCACGACCTCCTAAAGCGACTAAAGACCAAACTCCCAAGCAAGATCATCATTAtgaaaacacaatattaattCACGGGACTAAAGAACAcgttgttaaaaatatcaacttGGAGATGAACCGTGCAAAGTTCACAGCACTTATGAAAAGCAGAGAAGAACCTGGTGGCTCTTCAATAAAACCTGAGGGTGCTGCTTATGAAAATGTCAATGTTGAACACATTTCCAGACTGACTGCTCTTGGCTTTGCACAAGATGCTGTTATCCGGGCTCTTGGGATCAGTAGGAATGATTTAGAGATGGCTTGCGATATTCTTAATGAGTTTGCGACTAAATCTTCTTGA
- the LOC123258533 gene encoding probable phospholipid hydroperoxide glutathione peroxidase isoform X1, with the protein MRFLKYPIIPVGLQQIRNLAVMSGNLDYKSAKSVHDFEAKSIKGEDVPLEKYKGHVLLIVNVASKCGLTATNYKELNELHDQFAESHGLRILAFPCNQFNGQEPGDSDEICSFADRQKVKFDLFEKIDVNGETTHPLWKYLKKEKGGTLGNFIKWNFTKFIVDKDGKVVERHGPNVDPSSLAKNLEKYF; encoded by the exons ATGCGTTTTTTGAAATATCCAATAATACCTGTCGGATTGCAACAAATTCGAAATTTAGCAG ttaTGAGTGGAAACTTGGATTACAAGTCGGCCAAGTCCGTCCACGATTTCGAAGCTAAGTCTATCAAGGGGGAAGATGTACCTTTGGAAAA GTATAAAGGCCACGTGCTGTTGATCGTGAATGTCGCATCTAAGTGTGGGCTCACTGCTACTAATTACAAAGAACTGAATGAGCTTCATGATCAATTTGCAGAGTCTCAtg GTCTTCGTATTTTGGCATTCCCATGCAATCAATTCAACGGTCAAGAGCCCGGAGACAGTGACGAAATTTGCAGCTTTGCTGATCgtcaaaaa GTGAAGTTtgatttgtttgaaaaaatagaCGTCAATGGTGAGACAACTCATCCCCTGTGGAAGTACTTGAAAAAGGAAAAGGGCGGCACACTGGGAAACTTTATCAAGTGGAACTTCACAAAATTCATCGTCGACAAAGATGGAAAAGTCGTCGAGCGACACGGACCAAATGTTGATCCAAGTAGCTTGGCGAAAAATTTGGAGAAGTACTTTTAA
- the LOC123258533 gene encoding probable phospholipid hydroperoxide glutathione peroxidase isoform X2 gives MSGNLDYKSAKSVHDFEAKSIKGEDVPLEKYKGHVLLIVNVASKCGLTATNYKELNELHDQFAESHGLRILAFPCNQFNGQEPGDSDEICSFADRQKVKFDLFEKIDVNGETTHPLWKYLKKEKGGTLGNFIKWNFTKFIVDKDGKVVERHGPNVDPSSLAKNLEKYF, from the exons aTGAGTGGAAACTTGGATTACAAGTCGGCCAAGTCCGTCCACGATTTCGAAGCTAAGTCTATCAAGGGGGAAGATGTACCTTTGGAAAA GTATAAAGGCCACGTGCTGTTGATCGTGAATGTCGCATCTAAGTGTGGGCTCACTGCTACTAATTACAAAGAACTGAATGAGCTTCATGATCAATTTGCAGAGTCTCAtg GTCTTCGTATTTTGGCATTCCCATGCAATCAATTCAACGGTCAAGAGCCCGGAGACAGTGACGAAATTTGCAGCTTTGCTGATCgtcaaaaa GTGAAGTTtgatttgtttgaaaaaatagaCGTCAATGGTGAGACAACTCATCCCCTGTGGAAGTACTTGAAAAAGGAAAAGGGCGGCACACTGGGAAACTTTATCAAGTGGAACTTCACAAAATTCATCGTCGACAAAGATGGAAAAGTCGTCGAGCGACACGGACCAAATGTTGATCCAAGTAGCTTGGCGAAAAATTTGGAGAAGTACTTTTAA
- the LOC123258479 gene encoding E3 ubiquitin-protein ligase CBL-B isoform X1 has protein sequence MSSGHSSRSSRAAHISSILQKLQGRFTDAMTPPKLSTDKRMLDKTWKLMDKVVKLCQHQRMNLKNSPPFILDILPDTYQRLRLIYSKYEDRMSVLHSNEHFCVFINNLMRKCKQAIKLFKEGKEKMFDETSHYRRNLTKLSLVFSHMLSELKAIFPNGVFAGDQFRITKSDAAEFWRERFGNSTLVPWKVFRHELNQVHPISSGLQAMALKSTIDLTCNDYISNFEFDVFTRLFQPWSTLLRNWKILAVTHPGYVAFLTYDEVKARLQKYCITKPGSYVFRLSCTRLGQWAIGYVTSDGDILQTIPHNKSLCQALLDGYREGFYLYPDGRHVNPDLTWAVQPTPEEHIKVTAEQYELYCEMGSTFQLCKICAEHDKDVRIEPCGHLLCTPCLTAWQVDSEGQGCPFCRAEIKGTEQIVVDPFDPRRTHRPGAQSASVSNASTPTRDLDPDTEDIIELCNGNCGGLICDDSDEEEDSSPASSPVPPRRIVPSPPLPPRRPSPSPTPNNHPRNSSRHLTVPKENAPPPPTVTVILSSSENHQNNKATTEARYDMLHRASSPSPVPPAVVRPHVRSSHIRPPALPEKGGRHLSSQSQSQSTTTVPPVPPPLSAPRPPKATKDQTPKQDHHYENTILIHGTKEHVVKNINLEMNRAKFTALMKSREEPGGSSIKPEGAAYENVNVEHISRLTALGFAQDAVIRALGISRNDLEMACDILNEFATKSS, from the exons ATGTCGTCGGGTCACAGCAGCCGAAGTAGTCGTGCTGCCCACATAAGTTCGATACTTCAAAAACTCCAAGGACGGTTTACCGACGCAATGACTCCACCAAAATTATCAACAGATAAACGTATGCTCGACAAAACATGGAAACTTATGGACAAAGTTGTTAAATTGTGTCAGCATCAGCGAATGAACTTAAAAAACTCACCACCATTTATCCTTGATATCCTTCCAGATACCTATCAGCGCTTGAGATTAATTTACAGTAAATACGAGGATCGTATGTCCGTTTTGCACAGCAATGAACATTTTTGTGTATTCATAAATAATCTTATGCGAAAGTGTAAACAGGCTATCAAGTTATTCAAAGAAGGCAAGGAAAAAATGTTTGACGAGACATCTCATTATCGtagaaatttaacaaaactcAGTCTCGTATTCAGTCACATGCTCTCTGAATTGAAGGCCATCTTCCCCAACGGCGTCTTCGCGGGTGATCAGTTTCGCATTACCAAGTCTGACGCCGCTGAATTTTGGAGAGAGCGCTTCGGTAACAG TACTTTGGTCCCTTGGAAGGTTTTTAGACATGAATTAAATCAAGTTCATCCCATAAGCTCGGGCCTGCAAGCGATGGCATTGAAATCAACGATCGACCTCACCTGCAATGATTACATTTCAAACTTTGAATTCGACGTGTTCACAAG attGTTTCAACCTTGGTCTACGTTGCTGCGCAACTGGAAAATTTTGGCGGTCACGCATCCTGGATACGTAGCATTTTTAACTTACGACGAAGTAAAAGCGCGCTTGCAAAAATACTGCATAACTAAACCAGGGAGTTATGTCTTTCGATTGAGCTGTACAAGATTAGGACAGTGGGCTATTGGGTACGTTACATCCGATGGAGATATTCTTCAAACCATACCCCATAATAAAAGTCTGTGTCAAGCATTGTTGGACGGCTATCGGGAAGGATT ttacttATACCCAGACGGACGTCATGTGAATCCCGATTTGACGTGGGCCGTTCAACCTACTCCGGAAGAGCACATCAAAGTAACGGCTGAGCAATATGAACTTTATTGTGAAATGGGCAGTACATTccaattatgtaaaatttgcGCTGAGCATGACAAAGACGTCAGGATAGAGCCCTGCGGTCATCTTCTCTGCACGCCATGTTTAACAGCTTGGCAGGTA gATTCCGAGGGCCAGGGGTGTCCTTTTTGCCGCGCAGAGATAAAAGGAACTGAACAAATAGTTGTGGATCCTTTTGATCCACGAAGAACACATCGACCTGGGGCTCAATCAGCATCTGTTAGTAACGCATCAACTCCTACGCGGGATCTTGACCCTGACACCGAG gATATTATAGAGCTGTGTAACGGGAATTGCGGGGGATTAATATGCGACGATTCTGACGAAGAAGAAGATTCAAGCCCGGCTAGTTCACCAGTACCTCCTCGAAGAATAGTACCAAGTCCTCCTTTACCTCCTCGAAGACCATCGCCGTCGCCAACTCCAAATAATCATCCGAGAAACAGTAGCCGTCATTTAACAGTACCTAAAGAAAATGCACCTCCACCTCCTACTGTCACTGTTATTCTTTCATCCAGTGaaaatcatcaaaataataaag caACAACAGAAGCCAGGTACGACATGCTGCACAGAGCATCATCGCCATCGCCAGTCCCACCAGCAGTTGTACGACCCCATGTACGATCATCGCACATCAGACCACCAGCTTTGCCTGAAAAAGGTGGAAGACACTTATCTTCCCAATCACAATCGCAATCGACAACCACCGTGCCTCCAGTGCCACCTCCACTTTCCGCACCACGACCTCCTAAAGCGACTAAAGACCAAACTCCCAAGCAAGATCATCATTAtgaaaacacaatattaattCACGGGACTAAAGAACAcgttgttaaaaatatcaacttGGAGATGAACCGTGCAAAGTTCACAGCACTTATGAAAAGCAGAGAAGAACCTGGTGGCTCTTCAATAAAACCTGAGGGTGCTGCTTATGAAAATGTCAATGTTGAACACATTTCCAGACTGACTGCTCTTGGCTTTGCACAAGATGCTGTTATCCGGGCTCTTGGGATCAGTAGGAATGATTTAGAGATGGCTTGCGATATTCTTAATGAGTTTGCGACTAAATCTTCTTGA